The following coding sequences lie in one Mesorhizobium sp. NZP2298 genomic window:
- a CDS encoding ABC transporter ATP-binding protein, with protein sequence MTDAAPLLVVRGLNAWYGEGHALHGVDLEVLRGETVTLLGRNGVGKTTTLRAIMGLIRKRTGEVVFDGTDLMRLPLHRTAHQGIGFVPEERGIFATLTVEENLVLPPVVAEGGMSVAEIFDLFPNLKERRNSPGTRLSGGEQQMLAIARMLRTGVKMLLLDEPTEGLAPVIVQRIGELLVTLKKRGMTILLVEQNFRFASRVADRFYLMEHGKVVAGFPTGELADRMTQLHEILGV encoded by the coding sequence ATGACTGATGCCGCGCCCCTGCTGGTGGTCCGCGGTCTCAACGCCTGGTATGGCGAGGGCCATGCGCTGCACGGCGTCGACCTGGAAGTACTTCGCGGCGAAACGGTCACGCTGCTCGGCCGCAACGGCGTCGGCAAGACGACGACGCTGCGGGCCATCATGGGGCTGATCCGCAAGCGAACGGGCGAGGTCGTTTTCGACGGCACGGACCTGATGCGTCTGCCGCTGCACCGCACCGCGCACCAAGGCATCGGCTTCGTGCCTGAGGAGCGCGGCATCTTCGCGACGCTGACCGTCGAAGAGAACCTGGTCCTGCCGCCGGTCGTCGCCGAAGGCGGCATGAGCGTCGCGGAAATATTCGATCTCTTCCCCAATCTGAAGGAGCGGCGCAACAGCCCTGGCACAAGGCTGTCGGGCGGCGAACAGCAGATGCTGGCGATCGCGCGCATGCTCAGGACCGGTGTGAAGATGCTGCTTCTCGACGAGCCGACCGAGGGCCTCGCTCCCGTCATCGTGCAACGCATCGGCGAGTTGCTGGTGACGTTGAAGAAGCGCGGTATGACGATCCTGCTGGTCGAGCAGAATTTCCGCTTCGCCAGCCGTGTCGCCGACCGTTTCTATCTGATGGAGCACGGCAAGGTCGTCGCCGGATTTCCGACCGGCGAACTGGCGGACCGCATGACGCAGCTCCACGAAATTCTGGGTGTATGA
- a CDS encoding branched-chain amino acid ABC transporter permease, with protein sequence MTMIFGIPVQAFLGQLLVGLINGSFYAMLSLGLAVIFGLLRVINFAHGAQYMLGAFTGYLLLTYLGIGYWPALILAPLIVGLFGIVVERLALSRLYDTDPLYGLLFTFGLALVLEGIFRYSYGVSGNPYAVPPLLSGGTNLGFMFLPNYRGWVVVASLIVCFGTWALIEKTRLGSYLRAATENPRLVQAFGVNVPLLLTLTYGLGSALAGLAGILAAPVYQVSPLMGSDLIIVVFAVVVVGGMGSILGAIVTGYMLGLAEGLTKVFYPEASNLVVFVIMAIVLLVRPAGLFGRDA encoded by the coding sequence ATGACGATGATCTTCGGCATCCCCGTCCAGGCCTTCCTCGGCCAGTTGCTGGTCGGCCTGATCAACGGCTCTTTCTACGCCATGCTGAGCCTGGGCCTGGCCGTCATCTTCGGCCTGCTGCGTGTCATCAATTTCGCCCATGGCGCCCAGTATATGCTCGGCGCCTTCACAGGTTATCTCCTGCTCACCTATCTCGGCATCGGCTATTGGCCGGCTCTGATCCTTGCGCCGCTGATCGTCGGCCTCTTCGGCATCGTGGTCGAGCGCCTGGCGCTGTCACGGCTTTACGACACCGATCCACTCTACGGCCTGCTCTTCACCTTCGGCCTCGCGCTCGTGCTCGAAGGCATATTCCGCTACTCTTACGGTGTGTCGGGAAATCCCTACGCCGTGCCGCCGCTGCTTTCGGGCGGCACCAATCTCGGCTTCATGTTCCTGCCCAATTATCGCGGCTGGGTCGTGGTCGCCTCGCTGATCGTCTGTTTCGGAACCTGGGCATTGATCGAGAAGACCAGGCTCGGTTCCTATCTGCGCGCGGCAACCGAGAATCCCCGTCTCGTCCAGGCCTTCGGCGTCAATGTGCCGTTGCTGCTGACGCTGACCTACGGCCTCGGCTCCGCCCTTGCCGGGCTGGCCGGAATTCTGGCGGCACCCGTCTATCAGGTGAGCCCGCTGATGGGATCGGATCTCATCATCGTCGTCTTCGCGGTCGTCGTGGTCGGCGGCATGGGATCGATCCTCGGCGCGATCGTCACTGGCTACATGCTTGGCCTCGCCGAGGGCCTGACCAAGGTCTTCTACCCCGAGGCCTCCAACCTCGTGGTCTTCGTCATCATGGCGATCGTGCTTCTGGTCCGGCCGGCCGGCCTGTTCGGAAGGGACGCCTGA
- a CDS encoding DMT family transporter, with protein sequence MLLVMASTLMWSSAGFFVRTLDLDLWTMTAWRSLFACLLLLPLAFMLRGRALFRLWQSVGLGGLVAIPIMAIAMFSYVAALKLTSVANVMVVYATVPFLAAALAFLLLRERPGLRALCAASVAFIGVMIMAGSVTATADLAGNGFALLMTIGFAASVVVARRWTSYDAVLVTGLASGLCALACFAVVLATLPALPVPTVRQFGILFLFSLATQSLSYLFFLLGSRHVPSSEAGLIALLDVVLGPLWVWLVFAETPGIPALIGGALVLLAVVGYLTLPRFGTASS encoded by the coding sequence GTGCTGCTGGTCATGGCGTCGACCCTGATGTGGAGCAGCGCCGGCTTTTTCGTCCGCACGCTTGACCTGGATCTCTGGACCATGACGGCCTGGCGCTCGCTTTTCGCCTGCCTCTTACTGCTGCCACTGGCTTTCATGCTGCGCGGGCGGGCGCTCTTCCGGCTGTGGCAGAGTGTCGGGCTGGGCGGACTGGTAGCGATACCCATAATGGCGATAGCCATGTTCAGCTACGTCGCGGCGTTGAAGTTGACCAGCGTGGCCAATGTCATGGTCGTCTATGCAACTGTGCCCTTCCTGGCCGCCGCCCTGGCCTTCCTACTGCTACGTGAACGGCCCGGCCTGCGCGCGCTCTGCGCCGCCAGTGTGGCCTTTATCGGGGTGATGATCATGGCCGGCTCGGTCACCGCAACGGCGGACCTTGCGGGCAACGGCTTCGCGCTGTTGATGACAATAGGCTTCGCCGCCTCCGTCGTCGTCGCCCGACGCTGGACCAGCTACGACGCAGTGCTGGTGACGGGGCTAGCGAGTGGCCTGTGTGCGCTGGCCTGCTTCGCCGTAGTCCTTGCCACGCTGCCAGCCCTGCCGGTGCCGACCGTGCGGCAATTCGGCATCCTCTTCCTCTTTAGCCTAGCCACGCAGAGCCTCAGCTACCTCTTCTTCCTACTGGGTAGCCGCCATGTGCCCTCATCGGAGGCGGGACTGATTGCCTTGCTCGACGTGGTGCTGGGCCCTCTTTGGGTGTGGCTTGTCTTTGCAGAGACGCCAGGGATTCCAGCCCTGATCGGCGGTGCGCTAGTGCTGCTGGCCGTGGTGGGCTACCTCACACTGCCGCGCTTTGGGACCGCTTCATCCTGA
- a CDS encoding ABC transporter substrate-binding protein, with protein sequence MKACCFVSAALLAATAIPASAAEISDGKVKIGILNDQSGVYADFGGKWSVEAAKMAVEDFGGKVQGAPIEIISADHQNKPDIASNIARQWYDTEQVDAIMELTTSSVALAVQGISKEKKKIDIVTGAATTDLTGKQCSPYGFHWAYDTHSQAVGTGGSLVQQGGDSWFFVTVDYAFGYSLKEQTAKFVESHGGKVLGEVRYPLGSTDYSSFLLQAQSSGAKVIGLANAGLDTSNSIKQAAEFGIVQGGQRLAALLFTLAEVHGLGLQAAQGVVLTEGYYWDRDDKSREFGQRFFKRTNRMPNMIQAATYSAVTQYLKAIDKAGTDETEAVAKQLHSLPVDDAVITNGKVQADGNMVHDMYLYQVKAPSESTKDWDYYKYLATIPGKEAFLSEKESGCPTAAQ encoded by the coding sequence ATGAAGGCATGCTGTTTCGTTTCGGCCGCGCTCCTCGCCGCGACCGCGATCCCCGCCTCGGCCGCCGAAATTTCCGATGGGAAAGTCAAGATCGGCATCCTCAATGACCAATCCGGCGTCTATGCCGATTTCGGCGGCAAATGGTCGGTCGAGGCGGCCAAGATGGCGGTCGAGGATTTCGGCGGCAAGGTGCAGGGCGCGCCGATCGAGATCATCAGCGCTGACCACCAGAACAAGCCCGACATCGCCTCCAACATCGCACGGCAGTGGTACGACACCGAACAGGTCGACGCCATCATGGAACTGACGACCTCATCGGTCGCGCTCGCCGTCCAGGGGATTTCCAAGGAAAAGAAGAAGATAGACATCGTTACGGGTGCCGCGACCACCGACCTTACCGGCAAGCAGTGCTCGCCCTACGGCTTCCACTGGGCCTATGACACCCATTCGCAGGCGGTGGGAACCGGCGGCTCCCTCGTGCAGCAGGGCGGCGACAGCTGGTTCTTCGTCACCGTCGACTATGCGTTCGGCTATTCGCTCAAGGAGCAGACCGCCAAATTCGTCGAGAGCCATGGCGGCAAGGTGCTGGGCGAGGTGCGTTATCCCCTCGGGTCGACCGATTACTCATCCTTCCTGCTGCAGGCGCAGTCTTCGGGCGCCAAGGTCATCGGGCTGGCGAATGCCGGCCTCGACACGTCCAATTCCATCAAGCAGGCGGCCGAATTCGGCATCGTCCAGGGCGGCCAGCGTCTCGCGGCGCTTCTGTTCACACTGGCCGAGGTGCATGGGCTCGGTCTCCAGGCGGCGCAAGGCGTCGTGCTGACCGAGGGCTATTACTGGGATCGCGACGACAAGAGCCGCGAATTCGGACAGCGCTTTTTCAAGCGCACCAACCGCATGCCGAACATGATCCAGGCCGCGACCTATTCGGCGGTGACGCAGTATCTGAAAGCGATCGACAAGGCCGGCACCGACGAGACTGAGGCCGTCGCCAAGCAATTGCATTCGCTGCCGGTGGACGACGCCGTGATTACCAACGGCAAGGTGCAGGCGGACGGCAACATGGTCCACGACATGTATCTCTACCAGGTCAAGGCGCCCAGCGAGAGCACCAAGGATTGGGACTACTACAAATATCTCGCCACCATCCCCGGCAAGGAGGCTTTCCTGAGCGAGAAGGAGAGCGGCTGCCCAACGGCGGCCCAGTGA
- a CDS encoding ABC transporter ATP-binding protein, with amino-acid sequence MAPPDLDGSEPLVVLSARGLRRDFAGFVAVRNVDLDVRHRNIHALIGPNGAGKTTVFNLLTKFLAPTSGRIELLGHDITRTSPAKVARMGLVRSFQISAIFPHLSVLDNVRVALQRPAGLGVQFWRSLTALDRLTPRAVELLRSVGLDDARNRLAGDLSYGRKRVLEIATTLALDPKVLLLDEPMAGMGHEDVATVSAIIRSVASDRAVLMVEHNLTVVADLCDWITVMQRGEVLAAGDYATVSRDERVKVAYMGTADD; translated from the coding sequence ATGGCGCCGCCTGACCTCGACGGGAGCGAACCGCTTGTGGTGCTGTCCGCCCGCGGGCTGCGGCGCGACTTCGCCGGCTTCGTCGCCGTCAGGAATGTCGACCTCGATGTCCGCCATCGCAACATCCATGCCCTGATCGGGCCCAACGGCGCCGGCAAGACGACCGTTTTCAACCTGCTCACCAAGTTCCTGGCGCCGACCAGCGGCAGGATCGAACTGCTCGGCCACGACATCACCCGCACCTCGCCGGCGAAGGTGGCGCGGATGGGGCTGGTGCGCTCGTTCCAGATATCGGCGATCTTTCCGCACCTCAGCGTGCTCGACAATGTGCGCGTCGCGCTGCAGCGGCCGGCTGGCCTCGGCGTCCAGTTCTGGCGTTCGCTCACGGCACTCGATCGGTTGACGCCGCGCGCCGTGGAGTTGCTGCGCTCCGTCGGCCTCGACGATGCCAGGAACAGGCTGGCCGGCGATCTTTCCTATGGCAGGAAACGCGTGCTCGAGATCGCCACCACATTGGCGCTCGATCCGAAAGTGCTGCTGCTGGACGAGCCGATGGCCGGCATGGGGCATGAGGACGTGGCCACGGTTTCGGCCATCATTCGCTCGGTGGCCAGCGACCGCGCAGTTTTGATGGTCGAGCACAATCTGACGGTTGTCGCAGATCTCTGCGACTGGATCACGGTCATGCAGCGCGGCGAGGTGCTTGCGGCCGGCGACTACGCCACAGTCAGCCGCGACGAACGCGTCAAGGTCGCCTATATGGGCACCGCCGATGACTGA
- a CDS encoding rhamnan synthesis F family protein, giving the protein MSPDAIDTRLVPPDVLPCEPRKGDAYGVGRSGALSEIHIHTPGRYIVELSPTERRMPFLRLNVRRPGHPDRVVYVPVTGQTSYLLKSTERGVVLQFEKRDVVASTIRRLRINDLNTVLRCRRRQKHFELFLGQGIVLRPLLHIAGSEGRDLTHSLKSLAAWGFGVASANLQGTLSRHFDGPSIRPPDRAPIAEPKIAVALHLHYPELWPEFEVLLEAIGRPFHLILTLTRPDVALAQRVQARFRNAEIIVYDNRGRDVGPFVQLLREGKFDPFDLICKLHGKKSDLSGPRKILGEVWRRASAFDLIGSRDVVDRIIAEFERSPDTQMIGSRRFRLPNEWKGEKAAWGENNRAMILNLLETMGMAPDSPLDFFAGTMFWVRRSALRPLKQLDLSLASFPDETGQQDGTLHHALERILGMICTKISGTAWDDENTA; this is encoded by the coding sequence ATGTCGCCTGACGCTATCGACACGAGACTTGTTCCGCCTGATGTCCTGCCCTGCGAACCGCGAAAAGGCGACGCATATGGCGTCGGCCGAAGCGGTGCGCTGAGCGAAATCCACATTCACACGCCGGGACGCTACATCGTCGAGCTTTCGCCAACAGAGAGGCGGATGCCGTTTCTCCGGCTCAATGTTCGCCGCCCGGGACATCCGGACAGGGTCGTCTATGTGCCGGTTACCGGACAGACGTCCTATCTGCTTAAAAGCACCGAACGCGGCGTGGTGCTGCAGTTTGAAAAAAGAGACGTCGTTGCCTCAACCATCCGACGCCTGAGGATCAACGATCTTAATACCGTGTTGCGGTGTCGCCGCCGCCAAAAGCATTTTGAACTGTTCCTGGGCCAAGGCATTGTCCTGCGTCCTCTCCTGCATATTGCGGGATCGGAAGGGCGCGATTTGACCCATTCGCTCAAAAGCCTCGCCGCTTGGGGCTTTGGGGTGGCAAGTGCCAATCTGCAGGGGACCCTGTCGCGGCACTTTGACGGCCCCTCCATCCGACCTCCAGATCGGGCGCCCATCGCCGAGCCGAAGATCGCCGTTGCGCTGCATCTGCACTATCCCGAACTTTGGCCCGAATTCGAGGTGTTGCTGGAGGCGATCGGCCGTCCGTTCCATCTCATCCTCACGCTGACCCGACCCGATGTGGCACTCGCGCAACGCGTCCAAGCACGATTTCGGAACGCCGAGATCATTGTCTATGACAATCGCGGTCGCGACGTCGGCCCCTTCGTCCAATTGCTCCGCGAAGGAAAGTTCGATCCTTTCGATCTCATTTGCAAACTGCATGGCAAGAAGTCGGATCTGAGTGGCCCGCGGAAGATCCTCGGTGAGGTTTGGCGCCGGGCGAGTGCCTTCGACCTGATCGGATCTCGCGATGTGGTTGATCGCATCATCGCCGAGTTCGAGCGTTCGCCCGACACTCAGATGATCGGATCCAGACGCTTTCGGTTGCCCAACGAATGGAAGGGGGAGAAGGCTGCTTGGGGCGAAAACAACAGAGCGATGATCCTCAACCTGCTGGAAACGATGGGGATGGCGCCTGACTCTCCCCTCGACTTCTTTGCCGGAACGATGTTCTGGGTTCGCCGCAGCGCACTGCGGCCCCTCAAGCAGCTTGATCTGTCGCTGGCATCATTTCCCGACGAGACAGGCCAACAAGACGGCACATTACACCACGCGCTCGAGCGGATACTCGGAATGATCTGCACGAAGATCTCCGGAACTGCCTGGGACGATGAAAATACAGCCTGA
- a CDS encoding branched-chain amino acid ABC transporter permease, producing the protein MAELTLRETSARTPAWLEWTLVGLGILALLVAPFLVYPIFLMKMLCFALFACAFNLLLGYTGLLSFGHATFFGGAAYFTAHAVKVWGWPPEAGILLGMAGAALLGLVMGFFAIRRQGIYFAMITLALSQMFFFFCVQAPFTEGEDGIQGVPRGMLLGVLDLNVSLNMYYFVLGVFLVGVFAIWRIVNSPFGMILRSIRENENRAISLGYSVANYKLGAFVMSAALAGLAGSLKAIVFQFATLTDVTWQMSGEVILMTLLGGIGTMVGPIVGASLVVGLENTLATSGFPVTIATGLIFMVCVLVFRRGIVGELYARVLGRVGGG; encoded by the coding sequence ATGGCCGAGCTGACGCTTCGCGAGACATCAGCCAGAACCCCGGCATGGCTCGAATGGACGCTGGTCGGGCTCGGCATATTGGCGCTGCTGGTGGCGCCCTTCCTGGTCTATCCGATCTTCCTGATGAAGATGTTGTGTTTCGCGCTGTTCGCCTGCGCGTTCAATCTCCTGCTCGGCTATACCGGCCTGCTGTCGTTCGGCCACGCCACCTTCTTTGGCGGCGCCGCCTACTTCACCGCGCACGCCGTCAAGGTCTGGGGCTGGCCGCCGGAAGCCGGCATCCTGCTCGGCATGGCGGGGGCCGCCCTGCTCGGCCTTGTCATGGGCTTCTTCGCCATTCGCCGGCAGGGCATCTATTTCGCCATGATCACGCTGGCGCTGTCGCAAATGTTTTTCTTCTTCTGCGTCCAGGCGCCCTTCACCGAGGGCGAGGACGGCATTCAGGGCGTGCCGCGCGGCATGCTGCTTGGCGTCCTCGACCTGAACGTCTCGCTGAACATGTATTATTTCGTGCTTGGCGTGTTCCTGGTCGGCGTCTTCGCCATCTGGCGCATCGTCAATTCGCCCTTCGGCATGATCCTGCGCTCGATCCGCGAAAACGAGAACCGCGCCATTTCGCTGGGCTATTCCGTCGCCAACTACAAGCTCGGCGCCTTCGTCATGTCGGCGGCGCTGGCCGGGCTGGCAGGCTCCCTCAAGGCGATCGTCTTCCAGTTCGCCACGCTCACCGACGTCACCTGGCAGATGTCGGGGGAGGTGATCCTGATGACGCTGCTCGGCGGCATCGGCACGATGGTCGGGCCGATCGTCGGCGCCAGCCTCGTCGTCGGGCTGGAAAACACGCTCGCCACCTCCGGTTTCCCGGTGACCATCGCCACCGGGCTCATCTTCATGGTGTGCGTGCTGGTCTTCCGCCGCGGCATCGTCGGCGAGCTTTACGCGCGGGTGCTCGGGCGGGTGGGCGGAGGCTGA
- a CDS encoding glycosyltransferase family 2 protein, which produces MNRSITAVTVTHNSAHTVRGALACLPPGIEIVCVDNASTDDLSAALSGFAVHRIDNPENLGFGRACNIGAAAASGEYLLFVNPDVRLGADAVDALMQAAERYPNCGVFVPRTNTVDGRLWFREQSEIDRLSGVSLPTRIRQVWGDCCVRFVNGGVFMIRRTLFLDTGGFDEDIFLYFEDDDLSYRLLQRDEPMILVSSAHAVHDVGTSVAQSTRSRIFRYRSKMRSEIHLRRKYGIAYSPFVDILRYLTKIGFYCLTLNRNRLINSLGRLIGIFDSILDRSHANRNSGYVA; this is translated from the coding sequence ATGAATAGATCGATAACCGCCGTTACCGTGACGCACAACAGCGCGCATACCGTGCGCGGCGCGCTCGCTTGCCTGCCCCCGGGCATCGAGATCGTGTGCGTCGACAATGCAAGCACCGACGATCTTTCCGCCGCGCTATCCGGTTTTGCCGTTCATCGCATCGATAATCCTGAAAACCTCGGCTTTGGGCGTGCCTGCAACATCGGGGCGGCGGCGGCATCGGGAGAGTATTTGCTGTTCGTCAACCCCGATGTGCGCCTTGGCGCGGACGCCGTCGACGCGCTCATGCAGGCGGCTGAACGCTACCCGAATTGCGGCGTCTTCGTGCCGCGCACAAACACGGTGGATGGGCGCCTGTGGTTTCGCGAGCAGAGCGAAATCGATCGCCTTTCCGGCGTGTCGCTGCCCACACGTATCCGGCAGGTCTGGGGGGACTGTTGCGTGCGCTTCGTCAATGGCGGCGTGTTCATGATCAGAAGAACACTGTTCCTCGATACAGGAGGCTTCGACGAGGATATCTTCCTGTATTTCGAGGATGACGATCTCTCTTATCGACTGCTGCAGCGTGACGAACCCATGATCCTTGTCAGTAGCGCGCATGCTGTCCACGACGTTGGCACTTCGGTTGCACAATCAACCCGGTCACGGATCTTCCGGTATCGGTCCAAGATGCGATCGGAGATCCATTTGCGCAGAAAATACGGCATAGCCTATAGCCCATTTGTGGACATACTCCGCTATCTGACGAAGATAGGCTTCTACTGTCTTACGCTTAATCGAAATAGACTGATCAATTCCCTGGGCCGGCTGATCGGCATATTTGACAGCATCCTTGACCGATCGCACGCGAATCGGAACAGCGGCTATGTCGCCTGA